ATAATCCCCCCTTTCCCTCCCAAAATGCAGTTCTTcaacttcttttcccttttcctttttgtGTCATTCCTCTTTTTATTTAAGAAATTGAAGAATTCCAATAGCCAAACAAAAAGATTGCCTCCAGGTCCATGGAAATTACCTATTATTGGAAGCATGCTTCATTTGCTAGGTGGACTGCCACATCATGTCCTTAGAGATTTAGCCAAAAAATATGGACCAATTATGCACCTTCAACTAGGCGAAGTTTCTCTAGTTGTTATTACTTCTCCTGAGATGGCAAAAGAAGTACTAAAAACTCATGACCTCGCTTTTGCATCTAGGCCTTTACTTGTAGCTGCCAAGATTGTATGTTATAATGGGACGGACATTGTCTTTTCTCCTTATGGCAATTACTGGAGACAAATGCGTAAAATTTGTCTCTTGGAATTGCTCAGTGCCAAAAACGTCAAGTCATTCAACTCAATTAGACAAGATGAAGTTCATCGTATGATTGAATTTTTTCGATCATCTCCTGGTAAGCCGGTTAATGTAACAAAAAGGTTTGCTCTATTCACAAGCTCTATGACATGTAGATCAGCCTTTGGACAAGAATACAAGGAGCAAGATGAATTTGCACGATTAGTCAAAAAAGTGTCAAACTTAATGGAAGGGTTTGATGTGGCTGATATATTCCCTTCATTGAAGTTTCTTCATGTGCTTACTGGAATGAAGGCTAAAGTGATGGATGCACACAATGAACTAGATGAGATTCTTGATAATATCATCACTGAGCACAAGAAGGTTGCAAAGACCAATTGTGAATCAGGAGGTGAAGGTATAGTTGATGTACTGCTAAGACTTATGAAGGAAGGAGGTCTTCAATTTCCAATCACTAACGACAACATCAAAGCTATTATCTTTGTAAGTACTATATACTACATATTTCTACCTTCATTGTTAGTATTCCTTCTGTTCTACTTTATGTGATACTTATTTTTATTCTATTCCATAAATAATGACGTATTCCTATAtaagaaataatttaactttaaacttcttattttacctttaataacaTGATATCATAGCCACAGGTATTTCATGACATATTTATTACCACAAGTGAAATTGATGAAGTATTATGATTTATCTTCAACACTAACGTTCTCAAATTGCATAATTAATTTTTGTACTTAAAGAGTCACTTTAGTTAGCTTTCAAATAGGACAACTATCTTACTTTCATCATAAAATTTACACATTTGAAAATTACAACAAATGTTATTTCAATCACCACAACTTGGCACTAGGATAACGAAACAAGTAGCAAAATAACAtgatagaaaatatttttggttttggcATAGAAAATTTAAAAGTTCCTTTCGGTGTAGAATAAAGGTAGTAGTACAAACGTAGTACATATATGTTATTTGATTATTTCAGTAGAAATTTGTCAAGAAGTTTGTAAGAGAAATGAATATGGCAACTTGCTCGAAAATGAAGGACATGTTTGCTGCGGGAACAGAAACTTCATCAACAACAATTAATTGGGCCATGGTCGAAATGATGAAGAATCCAAGTGTATTTTCCAAAGCTCAAGCAGAGGTAAGAGAAATCTTGAGAGGGAAAGAAACTTTTGGTGAAATTGATGTCGAGGAGTTCAAATACCTAAAGATGGTCATTAAAGAAACTTTCAGACTCCACCCTCCGCTACCTCTTTTGCTTCCAAGAGAGTGTAGAGAAGAAACAGACTTAAATGGCTACACTATTCCATTGAAAACAAAAGTCGTGGTTAATGTTTGGGCAATGGGAAGAGATCCAAAATATTGGGATGATGTAGAAAGCTTTAAACCTGAGAGATTTAAAAATAACTCTATGGATTATACTGGTAATAATTTTGAATATCTTCCGTTCGGTAGCGGAAGGAGAATTTGCCCCGGAATATCATTTGGTTTAGCAAATGTTTATTTTCCACTAGCTCAATTGTTGTATCATTTTGACTGGAAACTCCCAACTGAAATCAATCCAAGTGAACTAGACTTGACTGAGGCGGCTGGAGCAGCTTGTGCTAGAAAGAATGACCTACACTTAATCGCTACTCCTTATCAACATTGTCAAGAGTGATCTCATGGCGTCAAACCTTTTCTTAAAAGAAGAATCTTGCAATTGAATTTCGTTGTCAACCACTGTACTTTCTTCCTTTGTTGCTTTGGTTCTAGTATTTACGTCGTCTTGCATATAGAAATATGTCATTATAATTTTCGACACAAGCTGTCTAATAAGATTTTCTGTTGTTTTTATATTTTGGAATGTAGTGAGGTCAGGGGCGGATCTACATATAAAAATTGGGTGCTCGAGCAGCCATTAACCTCGACCCCGAACACGTATAATTATATAgagaattttaaaaaatataacacaATAGCAAACACCCAGATAACAAAAGGCTTGGTGGGTGCTTTGGTTTATGATGGGTGATGAAGGGCTTTAAAAGTCTACGGGCTCTAATATCAAGCACTAACTTTCTTTTGCTCCATTAATTATTAGGTCATCTATTTTACTCTTTCGGTTTTCACTGGCGACTTTTGTTTAGCAAATACTACTACTTTTATTCTTTTGGTTCTAACTTTGTtttacctttgtttttttttttacttttcttttgttACTTTATCTAATTCACCAtagcaaagaaagaaaagaatatgTGCTTTTAAAAACCAAGGATTCCTCCAGAACCGTAAGTTGTGTtactctgatggtaagcaacctccacttccaaccaagagattGTGAGTTCGAGCCACCCCaaaagcaaggtgggaagttcttggagggaaggatgccgagggtctattggaatcagacgcagaccttacccctaccccgacggaatagagaggttgtttccgaaaggctgcgttgttgttgttgtatcacATTTTTACGACGTCGTTCATATTGGTACTATAGTTTTCTCATTAATTTTTTTATCTCCATATTTAAATAGTTGTATACTTATATGATATATTAGTAGTAATATTACGTCAAAAAAAGTTAAGCACCCACGAACTCAAAATCCGAGATCCACCAATGAGTGAGGTGCGGTCCATGAGGACACAATATACATACTTACATCCCTCTAGTATAAAGAAGAGTAATATGATGGCATCATCATATTCTGTTTTGTGAATTGTTGATCTTGAGCTATGTGAGTTTTGATGAATAACAAACGAAATGTTCTTGTTAGTTACTTATCGACATAAACCCAATTGAGTTTAAAATATGAATTAATTAATGAGATTTTTACACAAATAGCTAACTCGATTCATTATTTACTTTTCATAACCgctatacatagattatacacgGTCATGgatatattatatataaattgtttTTATACTATATATAATTAACAAGGTATGGAAGAATCAAATTGGTATATTATTCCATATAgggatacatatatatacatgtacatcagatgctaactaaggaaagaaataaaagagattcCTACAAATCTGCTATCTATATATGGGTTATGTATACTACTAAGAAACAGTCTATGTTCATTGTGTAAAGTGTCTAGGTTCATTCTGtaatactccccctcaagctggagcATATATATTGATGATGCCCAGCTTGTTACAGAGGTAATCAACTCGAGTGGCATTCAATGCTTTAATGAACAAATCAGCTAGCTGCTCTCCTGTCTTCACGTAGCTAGTAGAAATCAAGTTCTCTTGAATCTTCTCATGAATAAAATGACAGTCAACTTCAATATGTTTGGTTTTTTCATGATACACTAGATTTGAGGCAATATGGAGTGAAACTTGATTATCACACCAGAGTTTTGATGGAGTAGGATGCTTCAACCCAATTTCATTTAAAAGGTGATGTATCCACATTATCTCACATGTTGATTGTGACATACCTCTATACTCGGATTCTGCACTGGACCTAGATACAACATTTTGTTTGTTACTTCTTCATGATACCAAGTTTCCACCAACAAATACACAACAGCCAGTAGTAGATCTTCTATCAATCTTGGATCTAGCCCAATCTGCATTTGCAAAACAATCAATGCGAGAATAACCGTGATTGCTATATAATATGCCAAGTCTAGGAGCTCCTTTTAAGTAACATAGGATCTGCTCCAAAGCCTCCCAATGTTTAACTGTGGGCGCGGACATGAACTGGCTAACCATACTCACTGCAAAAGCAATATCTGGACGAGTCACAGTGATATAGTTTAATCTCTCAACTAACCTCCTGTATCTATCTGGATCATTAAATAGATCGTCATCATCATTCATAAGATGCAAATTAGGAACCATTGGAGTACAACAAGGCTTGGCAGCCAGCTACCAGTTTCTGCTAGTAAGTCAAGCATATACTTTCTCCGAGATAGAAAAATTCCCTTCTTGCTTCTAGTTATTTCTACTCCCAAGAAGTATTTCAGTTGTCCCAGATCTTTTGTATGAAACTTAGTATGTAAGAAAAACTTGAGAAAAGAGGTTCTTACATAATCACTCCCTGTGATAAcaatgtcatccacatatacaaCAAGGAGAATAGATCCAGCTGTTGATTGCTTGTTGAAGGCAGAATGATCACATTTGCTCTTTTTCAGCCCAAATTCTTGAACTACTTCACTAAATTTACCAAACCAAGCCCAGGGACTATGCTTCAAGCCATATAAGGATTTCTTCAAATGGAATACTTTTTCATACTCCCCttgagcaacaaaaccaggtggttgctccatatatacCTCTTCATGgagatcaccatgaagaaaggaATTCTTAATATCCAATTGATGCAAAGGCCAATTCTCAGAAGTAGCTAGAGAAATGAACAAGCGGACAGAAGTAAGTTTGGCAACCGGATCTGAATAATCCACCCCATAAGTTTGAGCATATCCCTTAGCCACAAGTCTGACCTTAAGTCTCGCCACAGATCCATCAGGATTAACTTTAACCGTGAACACCCACTTGCATCCACTGCTTTCTTTCCACTGGGTAAATCCACTAAATCCCAAGAGTGGTTTTTCTTTAAGGCATGTATTTCCTCAAGCATTGCTTCAGACCATCCAGGATGATTCAAAGCCTCTTTCACCGTTTTGGGTATAGAAAAAGAGTCTAGAGACACAATCAAAGATATAGATGCAGGAGACAAGTGGTTGTAGGAAATAAAATTAGTAATAGAATAAGTGGATTTGCAAGTACGTATACCTTTGCAAAGAGCAATTGGAAGGTCAATGTCTTCTGGAGGATCAGATGGAGGCAAATCTAATGATGAAGGAACTAGTGCAGAATATGTATCATTCGTCTGTTGCCTCCGTGGGTAAACTTGAGCAATTTGTAGTCTTGATAACACAGTTGGAGCATGTGGTGAAGGCAGAATAATGGATTGGTGCTCAATAGAACTAGTAGATGGAGGAACATCATCTCGTTGTTCTATCAAAGTACGAGTAACCTGATATACTAGCCACTCATCTTCCTCCCCCTGACTTATAGAAATGGGAGGTGAATAGAAGACTGGTGTAGTATCTGAAAATACCACATCAGTTGACACCAAATACTTGCCAAGTTCAGTAGAATAACACTGATACCCCTTCTGAATGCGAGAATAGACAAGGAAAACACACTTCAATGCCTTGGGATCCAACTTGGTAACAGTTGGTCGAACATCTCGAACATAACATGTGCTTCCAAATACCTTAGGTTCCACTGGAAATAATGACTTGCTTGGAAAAAAGACATTGTATGGCACATTACCACCAAGCACAGTAAACGACATGCGATTAATCAGAAAACAAGCCGTAGAGACCACATCAGCCCAGACCTATTTAGGAACCTTCATTTGGAACAAAAGAGCCTGAGCAGTATCAAGTAGATGCCTATTCTTCCTTTCAGCAACTCCATTTTGAGAGGGTGTATCAACACATAAAGACTGATGTAGTATACCATGTTATCTGATGTATGACCGAAATAACTATGACATGTATTCTATAGCATTATCACTCCTTAGAATACGCACTGAAGCATTCAATTGAGTTTTGTCTTCAGCACAGAAGGCAGAAAAATGAGTAAACACTTCAGAGTGGCTCTTCATAAATTAAATCCAAGTCATTCGTGAAAACTTATCTACAAAGTTGACAAAATACTTATGCCCAGTTTTGGAAACAACGAGACATGGTCATCAAACATCAGAATAAACTAACTCAAAAGCTGACTCAAATTGTTTATTAACCCTTGGACTTAACGAGATGCGATGATGTTTTGCAAATCGACATGACTCACAATCCAATGAAGAAATATTCTGAAACTGAGGACAAAACTTCGTCAACAAAGGCAGAGAGGGATGTCCTAATCGACAATGTGCTTCAAATGGAGACACAACACTAGAGCATGCAATAGATTATGGCTCCCATTCATCAAGGATGTAGAGATCACCAGATAAATATCTTTTACCAATAACCTGTTTTGTTGTAATATCTAGAAATAAACAATGATCAGGAAAGAATGCAACACAACAATTAAGGTctttagtaattttactaacaTAAATTAAATCAAGTTAAAGACCAAGTTTGGTAGACTTAATATAAATGACAGGGTAATAGAAAAAGTTGgtttaacaatcccaaatccaaCACTGCTACATGTTGATCCATCAGCTACAGTAATTGGAGAGGGTGCTTTATGTGAGCGAAAGCTAGAAAAAATATTTGGATTACCTGTCATGTGATTTGTGGCACCTGAATCGATCACCCATTTATTGCAAGAGGTGATAAGACATGTTTTATCTGACTTAGCAAAGGCTGTAGTTAAAGAAGATTCCTTAACTGATTTTTGATTTTgaaggaacttaagaaactcaTCTGAAACCAAGATTGCTGGACTAGGAGTTATTGCATTATCATTCTTTACCATCATGTTTTACTTTGAATAACAAACCGATTAAATTAACAAAGGTCCCCAAAGCTAAAAAGATACCAAAACAACTCTCTGGTAAACACGAAGTCAATAATCTATTTAACAGAACTTCACTCCAATAATCCATTCAACCAAATCAGAGAACCAAACAAATAAAATCATAGACCAACAAAATTTCTGATAAGGGAAGTCCCAACAGATAATATCAAGTCTCAAATTGTAACAAAGCATCTTACAAGGAAGACCCAACAAATACCAATTCACAAAACAAGCAATCAGATGCAAAAATATTGTTCCATGACTACTTCAGTATCCCAAAAACAAACCAAATAGTAGAAGAACTCAAACCAGACCAAAATTGATGTAATATAACCTTGTCCGAGTCTGTTCTTTACAAAAATAAGGTTCTGTTATCAGAGGATAACCAAAAATCGATCAAAAATAATCAAGGTGATCTCGGAGAACAAAGCTGGACAGAGAATGGACCACACACGCACCTCACGTGTCTACCGGAAAGTTTTGGTCAACTTCGGCGAGACAAACTCAACTCCGGTGAAGCCATAGATGTGGCTTCGATACCATGTAATCAACAAGGTATGGAAGAATCAAATTGGTATATAATTTCATGTagtgatacatatatatacacatgtacATCAGGTGCtaactaaggaaagaaataaaagagattcATACAAATCTGCTATCTATATATAGGTTATGTATACTactaaaaaataatttatgtTCATTGTGTAAAGTGTCTGGGTTCGTTCTATAACACTATATATCCACCGGCTATCTTTAATATGAGAGAAGTCATTTTTTGAGGAACATTGTCACTAGTGATCAAATTAACCTTGAAGCTGAAGTAAAAATTTAGTGAAAGTCGAGTTAGTCAGAGAACTAGAAAAGAACGAAAAGCTTCAAGTTAGTTTGAACAACATTAATCTACAAGACAAAGGATCCACTATCATTTTTGCTGGGAAATCTGGAAATAATGGTCCTCTTGTGGGCATGGCAACAAGAAAAAATACAATGACAACACTAGCTCCTACTCCCCAATAAAGCTAGAATCAAGTCATGTGGCAAACACCTCCTACGGGCAAAATCAAAGTCAACACTGACAGTAGCTTTATCAAAGGAACTGATAGTGCTGGTATAGGGGGCATTGTGAGGGACAACAACGGCGACATAATCATGGCCTCCTCAGTGCCCATACAGAGTAATAGCAACAACATGACAT
This genomic stretch from Nicotiana sylvestris chromosome 9, ASM39365v2, whole genome shotgun sequence harbors:
- the LOC104232232 gene encoding premnaspirodiene oxygenase-like, with protein sequence MQFFNFFSLFLFVSFLFLFKKLKNSNSQTKRLPPGPWKLPIIGSMLHLLGGLPHHVLRDLAKKYGPIMHLQLGEVSLVVITSPEMAKEVLKTHDLAFASRPLLVAAKIVCYNGTDIVFSPYGNYWRQMRKICLLELLSAKNVKSFNSIRQDEVHRMIEFFRSSPGKPVNVTKRFALFTSSMTCRSAFGQEYKEQDEFARLVKKVSNLMEGFDVADIFPSLKFLHVLTGMKAKVMDAHNELDEILDNIITEHKKVAKTNCESGGEGIVDVLLRLMKEGGLQFPITNDNIKAIIFDMFAAGTETSSTTINWAMVEMMKNPSVFSKAQAEVREILRGKETFGEIDVEEFKYLKMVIKETFRLHPPLPLLLPRECREETDLNGYTIPLKTKVVVNVWAMGRDPKYWDDVESFKPERFKNNSMDYTGNNFEYLPFGSGRRICPGISFGLANVYFPLAQLLYHFDWKLPTEINPSELDLTEAAGAACARKNDLHLIATPYQHCQE